The following proteins are co-located in the Thermus tengchongensis genome:
- a CDS encoding DnaJ C-terminal domain-containing protein has protein sequence MKDYYAILGVPRNATQEEIKRAYKRLARQYHPDVNKSPEAEERFKEINEAYAVLSDPEKRKVYDTYGTATPPPPPPPGGYDFSGFDVEDFSDFFQELFGGGLFGGMGRRARPRKGRDLRAELALTLEEAFWGGEKVLDVGGRRVSVKIPPGVQEGSVLRLPGMGGPGEPPGDLLLTVRLLPHPVFRLEGQDLYATLDVPAPIAVVGGKVRAPTLEGPVEVTIPPKTQAGRKLRLKGKGFPGPHGRGDLYLEVRIVIPEHLSPEEEALWRKLAEVHHARA, from the coding sequence ATGAAGGACTACTACGCCATCCTAGGGGTACCGAGAAACGCCACGCAGGAGGAGATCAAGCGGGCCTACAAGCGCCTGGCACGCCAGTACCACCCCGACGTCAACAAAAGCCCTGAGGCGGAGGAGCGGTTCAAGGAGATCAACGAGGCCTACGCCGTCCTCTCCGACCCGGAAAAGCGCAAGGTCTACGACACCTACGGCACCGCCACCCCACCCCCGCCCCCACCCCCCGGGGGGTACGACTTCTCGGGGTTTGACGTAGAGGACTTCTCCGACTTCTTCCAGGAGCTCTTCGGCGGGGGGCTCTTCGGGGGCATGGGCCGCAGGGCCCGTCCCCGGAAAGGCCGCGACCTCCGGGCCGAGCTGGCCCTGACCCTGGAGGAGGCCTTCTGGGGCGGGGAAAAGGTGCTGGACGTAGGGGGCAGGCGCGTTTCCGTGAAGATCCCCCCCGGGGTCCAGGAGGGAAGCGTCCTGCGCCTTCCCGGCATGGGGGGCCCTGGGGAGCCGCCGGGGGACCTTCTCCTCACCGTGCGGCTTCTCCCTCACCCCGTTTTCCGCCTCGAGGGCCAGGATCTCTACGCCACCTTGGACGTGCCTGCACCCATCGCCGTGGTGGGGGGCAAGGTGCGGGCCCCCACCCTGGAAGGCCCGGTGGAGGTCACCATCCCCCCTAAGACCCAGGCGGGAAGGAAGCTTAGGCTCAAGGGCAAGGGCTTCCCCGGGCCCCATGGCCGGGGCGACCTCTACCTGGAGGTGCGCATCGTCATCCCCGAGCATCTCTCCCCGGAGGAGGAAGCCCTTTGGCGGAAGCTAGCGGAGGTGCACCATGCTCGCGCGTAG
- a CDS encoding nucleotide exchange factor GrpE, producing MEKEREETQQEQAAQVEQDLKAVGEEAIALEQRLLAVEEELRALKDRYVRLLADFDNYRKRMEEELRLREREGILRAVRALLPVLDDLERALEFAEANPESILKGVKAVREGFFRILAGLGIEEVPGEGEAFDPRYHEAIGLLPGEPGKVARVFQRGFRLGEALVRPARVAVGEEKSPEEEGVE from the coding sequence ATGGAGAAGGAGCGTGAGGAAACCCAACAGGAACAGGCCGCCCAGGTGGAGCAAGACCTCAAGGCGGTGGGCGAGGAGGCCATAGCCCTGGAACAACGCCTCCTGGCCGTGGAGGAGGAGCTCCGAGCCCTGAAGGACCGGTACGTGCGCCTCCTGGCCGACTTTGACAACTACCGCAAGCGCATGGAGGAGGAACTTAGGCTAAGGGAACGGGAAGGGATCCTCAGGGCAGTCAGGGCGCTCCTCCCCGTTCTGGACGACCTGGAGCGGGCCTTGGAGTTCGCCGAGGCCAATCCGGAGAGCATCCTCAAGGGGGTTAAGGCGGTGCGGGAAGGCTTCTTCCGCATCCTAGCAGGGCTTGGGATCGAGGAGGTGCCCGGGGAAGGGGAGGCCTTTGACCCCCGCTACCACGAGGCCATCGGCCTCCTCCCCGGGGAGCCCGGCAAGGTGGCCCGGGTCTTCCAGCGGGGCTTCCGCCTGGGGGAGGCCTTGGTGCGCCCGGCCCGGGTGGCGGTGGGTGAGGAGAAAAGCCCTGAAGAAGAGGGCGTGGAGTAG
- the dnaK gene encoding molecular chaperone DnaK yields the protein MAKAVGIDLGTTNSVIAIMEGGKPVVLENAEGERTTPSVVAFRDGETLVGRMAKRQAVLNPEGTIFEIKRFIGRRWEEVQEEAKRVPYKVVPGPDGGVRVEIKGKLYTPEEISAMVLRKLVEDASKKLGERITKAVITVPAYFNNAQREATANAGRIAGLEVLRIINEPTAAALAYGLDKKGNETVLVFDLGGGTFDVTVLEIGEGVFEVKSTSGDTHLGGSDMDHAIVNWLAEEFKREHGVDLKADRQALQRLIEAAEKAKIELSSTVETTISLPFIALDPASKTPLHLEKKLTRAKFEELIEPLLKRLRGPVEQALKDAGLSPSQIDEVILVGGATRVPAVQRVVKELLGKEPNRSVNPDEVVAMGAAIQAGVLMGEVRDVVLLDVTPLSLGVETKGGVMTVLIPRNTTIPTRKCEIFTTAEHNQTAVEIHVLQGERPMAADNKSLGRFRLEGIPPMPAGVPQIEVCFDIDANGILHVTAKEKSTGKEASITIQNTTTLSEEEIQRMIEEAKRHAEEDRRRREHAELKNTLDSTRVQAERILQEKQSTPEAKARLEAAIARAKELSEKDASDPELKAATEELLKAVEAYEKAATAGATGASGRGPDDVIDADYKPAD from the coding sequence ATGGCTAAGGCAGTGGGCATTGACCTGGGCACCACCAACAGCGTGATCGCCATCATGGAGGGCGGTAAGCCCGTGGTCTTGGAGAACGCGGAGGGCGAAAGGACCACCCCCAGCGTGGTGGCCTTCCGGGATGGCGAAACCCTGGTGGGCCGCATGGCCAAGCGCCAGGCAGTCCTGAACCCTGAGGGCACCATCTTTGAGATCAAGCGCTTTATCGGCCGCCGCTGGGAGGAGGTCCAGGAGGAGGCCAAGCGGGTCCCCTACAAGGTGGTCCCTGGACCCGATGGCGGGGTGAGGGTGGAGATCAAGGGCAAGCTCTACACCCCCGAGGAGATCAGCGCCATGGTCCTCCGCAAGCTGGTGGAGGACGCCTCCAAGAAGCTGGGGGAAAGGATCACCAAGGCGGTGATCACCGTGCCCGCCTACTTCAACAACGCCCAGCGGGAGGCCACGGCCAACGCCGGGCGCATCGCAGGCCTCGAGGTCCTGCGCATCATCAACGAGCCCACCGCGGCCGCCCTGGCCTACGGCCTGGACAAGAAGGGGAACGAGACCGTCTTGGTCTTCGACCTGGGGGGCGGCACCTTTGACGTGACGGTGCTGGAGATCGGCGAAGGGGTCTTTGAGGTGAAGTCCACCTCCGGGGACACCCACCTGGGCGGCAGCGACATGGACCACGCCATCGTGAACTGGCTGGCCGAGGAGTTCAAGCGGGAGCACGGGGTGGACCTCAAGGCGGACCGCCAGGCCCTCCAGCGCCTCATCGAGGCGGCGGAGAAGGCCAAGATCGAGCTTTCCAGCACCGTGGAGACCACCATCAGCCTCCCCTTCATCGCCCTGGACCCCGCCAGCAAGACCCCCTTGCACCTGGAGAAGAAGCTCACCCGGGCCAAGTTTGAGGAACTCATCGAGCCCCTCCTGAAGCGCCTCAGGGGCCCGGTGGAGCAGGCCTTGAAGGATGCGGGGCTCTCCCCGAGCCAGATCGACGAGGTGATCCTGGTGGGCGGGGCCACCCGGGTGCCCGCGGTACAGCGGGTGGTGAAGGAGCTTTTGGGCAAGGAGCCCAACCGCTCCGTGAACCCCGACGAGGTGGTGGCCATGGGGGCCGCCATCCAGGCGGGGGTGCTGATGGGCGAGGTGCGGGACGTGGTCCTCCTGGACGTCACCCCCCTCTCCCTGGGGGTGGAGACCAAGGGCGGGGTGATGACCGTCCTCATCCCCCGGAACACCACCATCCCCACCCGCAAGTGCGAGATCTTCACCACCGCCGAGCACAACCAGACCGCGGTGGAGATCCACGTCCTCCAGGGCGAGCGCCCCATGGCCGCGGACAACAAGAGCCTGGGCCGCTTCCGCCTCGAGGGCATCCCCCCCATGCCCGCCGGGGTTCCCCAGATTGAGGTCTGCTTTGACATCGACGCCAACGGCATCCTCCACGTGACCGCCAAGGAGAAGTCCACGGGCAAGGAGGCCTCCATCACCATCCAAAACACCACCACCCTCTCCGAGGAGGAAATCCAGCGGATGATCGAGGAGGCCAAGCGCCACGCGGAGGAGGACCGGCGCCGCCGGGAGCACGCCGAGCTCAAGAACACCCTGGACTCCACCCGCGTCCAGGCGGAGAGGATCCTCCAGGAGAAGCAGAGCACCCCCGAGGCCAAGGCGCGCCTCGAGGCGGCCATCGCCAGGGCCAAGGAGCTTTCGGAGAAGGATGCCTCCGACCCCGAGCTGAAGGCCGCCACGGAGGAGCTTCTGAAGGCAGTGGAGGCCTACGAGAAGGCCGCCACCGCCGGAGCCACCGGGGCTTCCGGCCGTGGCCCTGACGACGTGATCGACGCCGACTACAAGCCCGCCGACTAA
- the ftsH gene encoding ATP-dependent zinc metalloprotease FtsH encodes MFRLPLNFLVFVLGLLLLAWAFSLAGTVGNPGGGVNYTTFLEDLQAGRVKEVVVRAGETRIQGTLTDGSTFTTYAASPPDNQTIEAWMRKGVNVRVEPPQGQSPLGFLWPLLLVGLLVGALFYFSRSGRAGPSDSAFSFTKSRAKVLTEAPKVTFKDVAGAEEAKEELKEIVEFLKNPARFHEMGARIPKGVLLVGPPGVGKTHIARAVAGEAKVPFITASGSDFVEMFVGVGAARVRDLFETAKRHAPCIVFIDEIDAVGRRRGGGVGGGNDEREQTLNQLLVEMDGFEKDSTIIVMAATNRPDVLDPALLRPGRFDRQVAIDAPDVRGREQILRIHARGKPLAEDVDLALLAKRTPGFVGADLENLLNEAALLAAREGRKKITMKDLEEAADRVMMGPAKKSLVLTPRDRKITAYHEAGHALAAHFLEHADGVHKVTIVPRGRALGFMMPRREDMLHWSRKRLLDQIAVALAGRAAEELVFEDVTTGAENDFRQATELARRMITEWGMHPEFGPVAYAVREDTYLGGYDVRQYSEETAKRIDEAVRRLIEEQYQRVKHLLQEKREVLERVAETLLERETLTAEEFQRVVEGLPLEEEASTPQERPEKETPRVVPKVKPGGALGGA; translated from the coding sequence ATGTTCCGGCTTCCCTTGAACTTCTTGGTCTTCGTGTTGGGCCTGCTCCTTTTGGCCTGGGCCTTCAGCCTGGCGGGTACGGTGGGGAACCCCGGGGGTGGGGTGAACTACACCACCTTCCTGGAGGACCTGCAGGCGGGTCGGGTGAAGGAGGTGGTGGTGCGGGCCGGGGAGACCCGCATCCAGGGCACCCTCACCGATGGCTCCACCTTCACCACCTACGCCGCCAGCCCCCCGGACAACCAGACCATCGAGGCCTGGATGCGCAAGGGGGTCAACGTGCGGGTGGAGCCCCCCCAGGGCCAAAGCCCTTTGGGCTTCCTGTGGCCCCTTCTCCTGGTGGGCCTTTTGGTGGGCGCCCTCTTTTACTTCTCCCGCAGCGGGCGCGCCGGGCCCTCGGACTCCGCCTTCAGCTTCACCAAGAGCCGGGCCAAGGTGCTCACCGAGGCCCCCAAGGTGACCTTTAAGGATGTGGCCGGAGCCGAGGAGGCCAAGGAGGAACTCAAGGAGATCGTGGAATTCCTGAAGAACCCCGCCCGCTTCCACGAGATGGGGGCCAGGATTCCCAAGGGGGTCCTGCTGGTGGGCCCCCCTGGGGTGGGGAAGACCCACATCGCCCGGGCGGTGGCCGGGGAGGCCAAGGTGCCCTTCATCACCGCCAGCGGTTCCGACTTCGTGGAGATGTTCGTGGGGGTGGGGGCGGCCAGGGTTAGGGATCTCTTTGAAACCGCCAAGCGCCACGCCCCCTGCATCGTCTTCATCGACGAGATCGACGCCGTGGGCCGCCGCCGGGGCGGGGGTGTGGGGGGCGGCAACGACGAACGGGAACAGACCCTGAACCAGCTCCTGGTGGAGATGGACGGGTTTGAAAAGGACTCCACCATCATCGTCATGGCCGCCACCAACCGGCCCGACGTCCTGGACCCGGCCCTCCTGCGCCCGGGGCGCTTTGACCGCCAGGTGGCCATCGATGCCCCTGATGTGAGGGGCAGGGAGCAGATCCTCCGCATCCACGCCCGGGGCAAGCCCCTGGCGGAGGACGTGGACCTGGCCCTTTTGGCCAAGCGCACCCCGGGCTTCGTGGGCGCGGACCTGGAGAACCTCCTGAACGAGGCGGCCCTCCTGGCGGCCCGGGAGGGCCGGAAGAAGATCACCATGAAGGACCTCGAGGAGGCTGCCGACCGGGTGATGATGGGGCCGGCCAAGAAGAGCCTGGTCCTCACCCCCCGGGACCGCAAGATCACCGCCTACCATGAGGCGGGGCATGCCCTGGCCGCCCACTTCCTGGAGCACGCCGACGGGGTGCACAAGGTGACCATCGTGCCCAGGGGGCGGGCTTTGGGCTTCATGATGCCCCGGCGGGAAGATATGCTCCACTGGTCCAGGAAGCGCCTTTTGGACCAGATCGCCGTAGCCCTGGCTGGACGGGCGGCGGAGGAGCTGGTCTTCGAGGACGTGACCACGGGGGCGGAGAACGACTTCCGCCAGGCCACGGAGCTGGCCCGGCGCATGATCACCGAGTGGGGCATGCACCCCGAGTTCGGGCCGGTGGCCTACGCCGTGCGGGAGGACACCTACCTGGGCGGGTATGACGTGCGCCAGTACTCTGAGGAAACCGCCAAGCGCATCGACGAGGCGGTGCGCCGCCTCATCGAGGAGCAGTACCAGCGGGTGAAGCACCTTCTTCAGGAAAAGCGGGAGGTCCTAGAGCGGGTGGCGGAGACCCTCTTGGAGCGGGAAACCCTCACCGCCGAGGAGTTCCAAAGGGTGGTGGAGGGCTTGCCCCTGGAGGAGGAGGCAAGCACTCCCCAGGAGCGTCCAGAAAAGGAAACTCCCCGGGTGGTGCCCAAGGTCAAACCAGGAGGAGCCCTGGGCGGGGCTTGA
- a CDS encoding HU family DNA-binding protein: MAAKKTVTKADLVDQVAAATGLKKKDVKAAVDAFLSKVEEALSGGNKVQLTGFGTFEVRKRKARTGVKPGTKEKIKIPATQYPAFKPGKALKEKVKK, encoded by the coding sequence ATGGCAGCAAAGAAAACGGTCACCAAAGCGGATCTGGTGGATCAGGTGGCTGCCGCCACGGGCCTCAAGAAGAAGGACGTGAAGGCAGCGGTGGATGCGTTCCTCTCCAAGGTGGAAGAGGCCCTCTCAGGGGGGAACAAGGTCCAGCTTACCGGCTTCGGCACCTTTGAGGTGCGCAAACGCAAGGCCCGCACCGGCGTGAAGCCCGGCACCAAGGAGAAGATCAAGATCCCCGCCACCCAGTATCCCGCCTTCAAGCCGGGCAAGGCCCTTAAGGAAAAGGTCAAGAAGTAA
- a CDS encoding lysophospholipid acyltransferase family protein codes for MENPQPNLVYRMAWPVARGLLHLLFGYRVEGAENVPREGPVILAANHLSILDPIVIGAGVRRPVSFLARADIFRLPFLSWLLPRLYAIPVERGQSDLSAIKGAIRALERGMAFGIFPEGTRSRTGRLQPFKTGVAAIALRTGSPVVPVAVVGTDEAWPVGHKLFRLRRPIRVIYGKPIPVPRVGKISHPELESLTREIEARVRELLPPRYR; via the coding sequence GTGGAAAACCCCCAGCCCAACCTGGTGTACCGGATGGCCTGGCCCGTGGCCCGCGGCCTCCTCCACCTCCTCTTTGGCTACCGGGTGGAGGGAGCGGAGAACGTCCCCCGGGAGGGGCCGGTGATCCTGGCAGCCAACCACCTTTCCATCCTGGACCCCATCGTCATCGGGGCCGGGGTGCGGCGGCCCGTGAGCTTCCTGGCCCGGGCCGACATCTTCCGCCTACCCTTCCTCTCCTGGCTTTTGCCCCGGCTTTACGCCATCCCCGTGGAGCGGGGGCAAAGCGACCTCTCCGCCATCAAGGGGGCCATCCGCGCCCTGGAACGGGGCATGGCCTTCGGCATCTTCCCCGAAGGCACCCGCAGCCGCACGGGCAGGCTCCAGCCCTTCAAAACCGGGGTGGCGGCCATTGCCCTGCGCACGGGAAGCCCCGTGGTGCCCGTGGCGGTGGTGGGCACGGACGAGGCCTGGCCCGTGGGGCACAAGCTCTTCCGCCTTCGCCGTCCCATCCGGGTCATCTACGGCAAGCCCATTCCCGTTCCAAGGGTCGGCAAGATCTCCCACCCAGAGCTAGAAAGCCTGACGCGGGAAATAGAGGCTCGGGTACGGGAACTTCTTCCCCCCAGGTACCGCTAG
- a CDS encoding endonuclease V — METPPFPKPESLEAALALQRALAQRVVLEGSLEGVRLLAALDASHKKGKPLVAVAVLYHLERGPLFVGRGKVPEEELFPYIPGLLSFREAPAYLEALRHLPEAPEALLVDGQGIAHPRGLGIASHLGVHLDLPSVGVAKSLLFGRPEAPLPQEAGSAVRLLSPQGQPLGYAYRSRTGVRPLFVSPGHRVGLEEALAFVRRLPTRFRLPEPLRLAHLEAGRALGALD; from the coding sequence GTGGAAACACCCCCTTTTCCCAAACCGGAAAGCCTGGAAGCGGCCCTTGCCCTGCAGAGGGCCCTGGCCCAGCGGGTGGTCCTTGAGGGAAGCCTGGAGGGGGTGAGGCTCCTTGCCGCCTTGGACGCCTCCCATAAAAAGGGAAAGCCCCTGGTGGCGGTGGCGGTGCTCTACCACCTGGAGCGAGGCCCCCTCTTCGTGGGCCGGGGGAAGGTGCCGGAAGAGGAGCTCTTCCCCTACATCCCGGGCCTCCTCTCCTTCCGCGAGGCCCCCGCCTACCTGGAGGCCCTGAGGCACCTCCCCGAAGCCCCGGAGGCCCTCCTGGTGGACGGGCAGGGCATCGCCCACCCCCGGGGCCTGGGCATCGCCAGCCACCTGGGGGTGCACCTGGACCTGCCCAGCGTGGGGGTGGCGAAGAGCCTCCTCTTTGGCCGCCCGGAAGCCCCTCTCCCCCAGGAGGCGGGAAGCGCCGTAAGGCTCCTCTCCCCCCAAGGCCAGCCCTTGGGGTACGCCTACCGGAGCCGCACCGGGGTCAGGCCCCTCTTCGTCTCCCCAGGCCACCGCGTAGGCCTGGAAGAAGCCCTGGCCTTCGTGCGGCGCCTTCCCACCCGCTTCCGCCTCCCTGAGCCCCTGCGCCTGGCCCACCTCGAGGCAGGCCGGGCCCTGGGGGCCTTAGACTAG
- a CDS encoding SIS domain-containing protein, producing MRDLDREETYLADRRGLALELRDLVGSGPVPKEAYPGPHAALGYGEGHFAARLSGLPDWTEEGTLFVLEGGYDLGEAAALSLLAETERVQVVKVGLRPGVEVYLSPSPLNPYRYLRFLLLATGQEETLSEVDRALLEERKRLTPEIPLEENPAKFLAYTLVERIPLLYAPFYRPLEEAAQSLFARIGKSLALTPPHSALEFFLTGLEARHEQGDPLAAVLLGEGEAVRLAKEILETRVDAVAEVPPPEGSRLAQAVALWYRLAWTAYYLALLYGVDPSDPEVLERLREAT from the coding sequence ATGCGCGACCTGGACCGCGAGGAAACCTACCTGGCCGACCGGCGGGGCCTGGCCCTGGAGCTGAGGGACCTGGTGGGCTCGGGGCCCGTGCCTAAGGAGGCCTACCCCGGCCCCCACGCCGCCTTGGGCTATGGGGAGGGCCACTTCGCCGCCCGGCTGTCCGGCCTTCCCGACTGGACGGAGGAGGGAACCCTGTTCGTGCTGGAGGGAGGGTACGACCTGGGAGAGGCCGCTGCCCTTTCCCTTCTGGCAGAAACGGAGCGGGTGCAGGTGGTCAAGGTGGGCCTCCGCCCCGGGGTTGAGGTCTACCTGTCCCCTAGCCCCCTGAACCCTTACCGCTACCTGCGCTTCCTCCTTCTGGCCACGGGACAGGAGGAAACCCTCTCAGAGGTGGATAGGGCTTTGCTGGAGGAACGAAAACGCCTCACCCCGGAAATCCCCCTCGAGGAGAACCCCGCCAAGTTCCTGGCCTACACCCTGGTGGAGCGGATCCCCCTCCTCTACGCTCCCTTTTACCGTCCCTTGGAGGAAGCGGCGCAAAGCCTTTTCGCCCGCATCGGGAAAAGCCTGGCCCTCACCCCACCCCATAGCGCCCTGGAGTTTTTCCTCACGGGCCTCGAGGCCCGCCACGAGCAGGGAGACCCCCTGGCCGCCGTCCTCCTAGGGGAGGGGGAGGCGGTGAGGCTCGCCAAGGAAATCCTGGAAACCCGGGTGGACGCGGTGGCCGAGGTGCCCCCCCCGGAAGGCAGCCGCCTCGCCCAGGCGGTGGCCCTCTGGTACCGCCTGGCCTGGACCGCCTACTACCTGGCCCTCCTCTACGGGGTGGACCCCTCCGACCCCGAGGTGCTGGAGCGCCTGCGGGAGGCCACCTGA
- a CDS encoding class I mannose-6-phosphate isomerase, whose product MRRLNPKPVERVWGGSALGFGPGVGEVWLAEAPLLVKLLDPADWLSVQVHPPHAYAQRVEGKPGKYEAWYVLAPGEIVYGFARRVSQEEVRRRAEAGTLDAVLHRVRVAPGQVVYLPAGVVHALGPGTRVYEVQTPSDLTYRLYDYGRPRELHLEKALEVALLEPTPLPAFAPEPVAGGERLLQTPYFQLYRFPLRGRLRLKPPLDLLLTLLEGEAWLSGEALLPPATFLLEPGEEVQLEGEGLLLGASPGGA is encoded by the coding sequence ATGCGGCGCCTGAACCCCAAGCCGGTGGAAAGGGTCTGGGGGGGTAGCGCCCTGGGGTTCGGCCCCGGGGTGGGGGAGGTGTGGCTTGCGGAAGCGCCCCTTCTGGTGAAGCTTTTGGACCCGGCGGATTGGCTTTCCGTGCAGGTCCACCCTCCCCACGCCTACGCCCAAAGGGTGGAGGGAAAGCCCGGGAAGTACGAGGCCTGGTACGTCCTTGCCCCGGGGGAGATCGTCTACGGCTTTGCCCGGCGGGTGAGCCAGGAGGAGGTGCGGCGACGGGCTGAGGCGGGTACCCTGGACGCGGTGCTCCACCGGGTGCGGGTGGCCCCGGGCCAGGTGGTCTACCTCCCCGCGGGGGTAGTGCACGCCCTGGGCCCGGGGACGCGGGTCTACGAGGTGCAGACCCCCTCGGACCTGACCTACCGGCTTTACGACTACGGCCGTCCCCGGGAGCTCCACCTGGAGAAGGCCCTCGAGGTGGCCCTCCTGGAGCCTACCCCCCTGCCCGCCTTCGCCCCCGAGCCCGTGGCGGGGGGGGAGCGCCTTCTCCAGACCCCTTACTTTCAGCTGTACCGCTTCCCCCTCCGGGGGCGGCTACGGCTAAAGCCCCCCCTTGACCTCCTCCTCACCCTCCTGGAGGGGGAGGCCTGGCTTTCGGGGGAGGCCCTTCTTCCTCCTGCCACCTTCCTCCTGGAGCCGGGGGAGGAGGTCCAGCTGGAAGGAGAGGGGCTCCTTTTGGGGGCTAGCCCCGGAGGCGCCTGA